A region from the Triticum aestivum cultivar Chinese Spring chromosome 3D, IWGSC CS RefSeq v2.1, whole genome shotgun sequence genome encodes:
- the LOC123074106 gene encoding uncharacterized protein, translating to MAQPPPWKAMYLYVASQAREDCARVKQSVAAAAFAAVRGALASPEVLDTRDAEGRYTLLDSALTHIEHASDSLSGFIVNMVVAERLALHGCGAVPSEAVARIGDLRDDHDYEWLGLIRLEAAREHAQEALRGVEGAFTLLASVRFMLHSRNPDAPGRRQAMEGQLRAAALELQPVVISVENMCALAFMATERAIRDRIQ from the coding sequence atGGCGCAGCCGCCGCCATGGAAGGCGATGTACCTGTATGTGGCGAGCCAGGCGCGCGAAGACTGCGCCCGCGTCAAGCAAAGCGTCGCCGCCGCAGCCTTCGCCGCCGTGcgtggcgcgctggcgtccccggAGGTGCTGGACACCCGCGACGCCGAGGGGCGGTACACCTTGCTGGATTCCGCGCTGACCCACATCGAGCACGCATCCGACTCCCTCTCCGGTTTCATCGTCAACATGGTGGTGGCCGAGCGCCTGGCGCTCCATGGCTGCGGCGCCGTCCCGTCGGAGGCGGTGGCCCGCATCGGCGACCTCCGCGACGACCACGACTACGAGTGGCTTGGTCTGATCAGGCTCGAGGCCGCCAGGGAGCACGCCCAGGAGGCGCTCCGCGGGGTGGAGGGCGCCTTCACCCTCCTGGCCTCCGTCCGGTTCATGCTTCACAGCCGGAACCCCGACGCTCCCGGGCGCCGGCAAGCCATGGAGGGGCagctccgcgccgccgccctaGAACTCCAGCCCGTGGTGATCAGCGTGGAGAACATGTGCGCCCTGGCCTTCATGGCCACCGAGCGTGCCATCCGCGACCGCATCCAGTGA